One Helianthus annuus cultivar XRQ/B chromosome 7, HanXRQr2.0-SUNRISE, whole genome shotgun sequence genomic region harbors:
- the LOC110866658 gene encoding alpha/beta-gliadin clone PW1215-like, which produces MDPSNPNSTNNPPQIPWTTPVDSMWVTPQLFFTRYNQVPNAFNQFPQTPTPNAFTQLSQTPNPNAFTQLPQTPQPTSLFQLQQIQFQQQYQQQLKTLQQSQSWPIHTKVQSQPTPDTPSLDDLDDIDVVPETQPQSSKKPSKKSVQRGRNKII; this is translated from the coding sequence ATGGACCCAAGCAACCCGAACAGCACAAACAACCCGCCACAAATCCCTTGGACGACACCCGTTGATTCGATGTGGGTGACTCCACAATTATTTTTTACAAGATACAATCAAGTTCCTAATGCGTTCAACCAATTCCCTCAAACCCCGACTCCTAACGCGTTCACGCAACTCTCTCAAACTCCGAATCCTAATGCGTTCACGCAACTCCCTCAAACCCCGCAACCTACTAGTTTATTTCAACTTCAACAAATCCAATTTCAACAACAATATCAGCAACAACTTAAAACGCTCCAACAAAGCCAAAGTTGGCCTATTCATACGAAAGTCCAATCGCAACCGACACCCGATACCCCTTCGTTAGACGATTTGGATGACATTGACGTTGTACCCGAAACCCAACCTCAAAGTTCTAAAAAACCATCTAAAAAAAGCGTTCAAAGAGGCCGGAACAAGATAATTTAA